The Curtobacterium sp. MCSS17_015 genomic sequence ACCGGCACGCGCTTGGTCTTCGCGACCGAGGCGGTCAGGGTCATCACGGGCCGCAGGCCGAGATCCGCGGCGCAGACCCCGTCGGCGCCGGGGATGCCGAACAGGTTCGCCCCCATCCGGACCATGTCCTTCCGGAACTCCTTGCGTTCGAGACCGGCGAGCGAGGCGGCGACGTGCTCCCACCGGATGTCGAGACCGAGGTCCTCGGCCTGCTCGACCATGGCGTCGAAGTGCGCCACGGCCGCGGCGTCGTCGGCGTCCGAGGTCTCCGCCAGGTGGGTGTACGCGGCGACGACCTCGATCCGGCCGGCGCGCTGCGCGTCGCGGGCGAGCTCGACGAGGGCCGGCCACTCCCGGGCGGTCGCACCGTCGCGGTGCAGTCCGCTGTCGACGCCGAGGTGCACGCGGGCCGGACGCTGGTCGACGGCGTCCAGGACGCGTCGCAGCTCGGCGACGTTCGAGACGCCCAGGTCGACGGCGGAGTCGACCGCATCGCGGAAGTCCAGGCCGGGGTCGTGCTGCCACGTGAACAGCCGGACGTCCTCGCCGACGCCGATCGACCGCAGCCGGAGGGCGGCCGGGACCGTGAGGACCCCGATCCACCGGATGCCGGCATCCACCGCGGTCAGGGCGATCGCCTCGAGACCGTGCCCGTAGGCGTCGGCCTTCATGATCGCCATGAGCTCGACGGGGTCCATCCACGACCGGACGAGGTCGAGGTTCGCGCGGTAGGCGTCCAGGTCGATGACCGCCCGGCGGAGCGGTGCGCTCACGTCGTCCTCCGTTCCACGCTGCGGCCGACCCTGGCGACCACCTCGTAGTTGATCGTGCCGATCGCGTCGGCCCACTCCTCCACCGCGGGGTCGCCGTTCGCCGGGTCGCCCCAGAGCACGACCTCGTCCCCGATCGAGACGTCGGCGTCACCGATGTCGATGTGCATCGCGTTCATCGCCACCCGTCCGACCACCGGGAAGCGGCGGTCGCCGATGCGGACGGACACGGCGTTGCCGGACCCGCGGTCGAAGCCGTCCGCGTAGCCGAGGCCGATCACCGCGAGCCTCGTGTCACGCTCCGCACGCCACGTGTACCCGTACGAGACACCGTCGCCGACGGGGACCGCGATGGTCCGGAGCACGGCGGCGGTCACCCGCATCGCGGGCCGGAGCCCGAGGTCGGCCGAGGTCCGGTCCGGGAACGGGCTCAGCCCGTACAGCGCGAGCCCCACCCGTGCCAGGTCCCGCCGGGTCTCCGGGAGCGCCAGACTGCCGGCGCTGGCGGCGAGGTGCACCACGTCCGGACGGATGCCGACCGCGGCCAGGCCGTCCAGCGCCCGCTGGAGCGCGGCGTCCTGGTCGAGGTCGTCGGCGCGCGACGCGTTCGACAGGTGGGACATCACACCCTCGATCCGGGTGCGGTCCCCGCCGCGGGACAGCGCCGCCGCCGTCGCGAAGAGCTCGGGCCACTCGGACTCGACCGCGCCGTTGCGGCTCAGGCCGGTGTCCACGACCAGGTGGACCGCGGGCACGTCGGCGTCGGCCGCGGTCGCGAGCTGCTCGACGCTGGAGACCGCCGGGGTGATGCCGTACCGGGCCGCGCGCCGGAAGTCCTCGTCCGGGGCGTGCAGCCACGCGAGGACACGGACGCCCTCGTCGATCCCGGCCCGCCGGAGCGCGACCGCCTCGTCGAGGTCGGCGACGCCGAGCCAGTCCGCGCCGGCGTCCACGAGCGCACGGGCCACCTCGACGGCGCCGTGCCCGTACGCGTCGGCCTTCACCACCGCGACGACGCCGGCCGGGGCCACCTGTCCGGCGATCGTCGCGTAGTTGGCGATCAGCGCCTCCCGGTCGACGGTCACCCCCGTGAACGCGCTCACGCGATCGGTCCTTCCGTTGCAGGCCGCTCCCGGCCCTCGATGACGACGAACGCCGTCGCGATCCCGCCGTCGTGCGACAGCGAGAGGTGCACGTGCGAGACCCCGCGGTCGTCCGCCACCCGCTGCGCCCCCTCGTGCAGGGTGAGCGACGGGTTCCGCTGGTCGTCCGCGACGACCTCGAGCTCCCGCCAGCGCAGGCCGGCGCTCGACCCGAAGGCCTTGATCAGGGCCTCCTTGGCGGCAAACCGGGCGGCGAGTGACGCCACCGGGCGCGGCTCGCCGTCCCGCAGTTGCTCGGCGTCGGTGAACAGCCGCGACCGCATCGCGGGGGTCCGGGTCAGGACCCGCTCGAACCGTTCCAGGTCGACCACGTCGACCCCGATGCCGATGATCACGTCGCGACTACTCGACGGTGACCGACTTCGCGAGGTTGCGCGGCTGGTCGACGTCGAGGCCCTTGGCCGCGGCGAGCTCCATGCCGAACATGTGCAGCGGGGCCACGGCGAGCAGCGGCTCGAACAGCGGCGTCGCGAGCGGGATCCGCAGGACCTCGTCCGCGAAGGGCAGCACGGCGGCGTCGCCCTCTTCGGCGATCGCGATCACCCGAGCGCCGCGGGCGCGGATCTCCTGGATGTTCGAGACGACCTTCGGGTGCAGCGACCGGGCGTCACGCGGCGACGGGACGATGACGAAGACGATCTGGCCGGGCTCGATGAGCGCGATCGGACCGTGCTTGAGCTCACCGGCGGCGAAGCCCTCGGCGTGGATGTACGCGAGCTCCTTGAGCTTGAGCGCGCCCTCGAGCGCGATCGGGTACCCGACGTGGCGGCCGAGGAACAGCACGCTCCGGGTGTCCGCCATCCACTTCGCCAGCTCGGCGACACCGGAGGCGTCCTCGATCGTCTGCTGCAGCTTCTCGGGGAGCCCCTCGAGCTCGGCGACCTGCTCGGCGACCTGCTCGGCGGTCAGCGTGCCGCGCAGCGTGGCGAGGTGCAGCCCGAGCAGGTACAGCGCGACACCCTGCGCCAGGAAGGCCTTCGTCGAGGCCACCGCGACCTCGGGCCCGGCGTGCGTGTAGATCACGGCGTCGGACTCGCGCGGGATCGTCGCGCCCTGCGTGTTGCAGATCGAGAGGACCTGGGCGCCCTGCTCGCGGGCGTACTTGACGGCCATGAGGGTGTCCATGGTCTCGCCGGACTGGCTGATCGAGACGACCAGGGTGCGGTCGTTCAACACCGGGTCGCGGTAGCGGAACTCGTGGGCGAGCTCGACCTCCACCGGGACGCGTGCCCACTGCTCGATGGCGTACTTGCCGAGCATGCCGGCGTAGGCCGCGGTGCCGCAGGCGATGACGATGACGCGGTCCACCTGCTGCAGGCGTTCGGCGATCGGATCGAGGTCGGTCAGCGTGATCGCGCCCTCGTGCACGCGGCCGAGGACCGTGTTGCGCACGGCCTCGGGCTCCTCACTGATCTCCTTCGCCATGAACGAGGACCAGCCGCCCTTGTCGGCGGCCGAGGCGTCCCAGTTCACCTCGAACTCGCTCGGCTCGGCCAGGGTGCCGTCGAAGTGGATGACGTCGACGCCGTCGGGACGGATCGTGGCGATCTCGTCCTGCCCGATCGAGAGCGCCCGCTGCGTGTAGGCCACGAACGCGGCGACGTCCGAGCCCATGAAGTTCTCGCCGTCCCCGAGCCCCACCACGAGGGGCGAGTTGCGCCGGGCGCCGACGACGACGCCTGGCTGGTCGGCGTGCACGACGAGGAGCGTGAACGCCCCTTCGAGCCGTGCCACGGTGCGACGCATCGCCTCGGTCAGGTCGTGCGTCTCGTGGAACTCCCGCGCCACGAGGTGTGCGGCGACCTCGGAGTCGGTCTCGCTCGTGAACGAGACGCCCTCGGCCAGGAGTTCGTCCTTCAGCGGGGCGAAGTTCTCGATGATGCCGTTGTGGATGAGGGCGAGCTTGCCGCCGTCGGCCAGGTGCGGGTGCGCGTTCTCGTCGGTCGGACCGCCGTGCGTCGCCCAGCGGGTGTGCCCGATCCCGGTGCCGCCGTCCGCGATGGGGTTGGCGTCCAGCTCGTCGACGAGCATCTGGAGCTTGCCGGCCTTCTTGGCCGAGGTCATGTCACCGGAGGGGTCGACCACGGCGATGCCCGCCGAGTCGTACCCGCGGTACTCGAGACGGCGGAGGCCCCCGAGGAGGACGTCCGTGCTGCTGTTGCTGCCGACGTAGCCGACGATTCCACACATGGGATCGATCCTACGGGCACTGCCGGGAGCACCCTGCGAGCCGCCCCGGAGGTGGGGATAGCCTCCGGACATGGGACGCTTCGACGACATCGCGATCACCACCCTCACGGGTGAGACCACCACCTTCGGCAGCTTCGGCGACAAGGCGGTGCTCGTGGTGAACGTCGCCTCGCGGTGCGGGCTGGCGCCGCAGTACGAACAGCTCGAGGAACTCCAGCGCACGTACGGCCCGCGGGGCTTCACCGTGCTCGGTTTCCCGAGCAACCAGTTCCTGCAGGAGCTCGGCTCGTCCGAGGCCATCGAGGAGTACTGCTCCACCACGTGGGGCGTCAGCTTCCCGATGTCCGAGAAGGTCAAGGTGAACGGCCGGTCCGCGCACCCGCTCTACCGGGAACTCACGCAGGCTCCGGACGCGTCGGGCAAGGCCGGTCGCGTGATGTGGAACTTCGAGAAGTTCCTCGTGGCACCGGACGGCACCGTCACCCGCTTCCGCCCGACGGTCACGCCGGACGCCCCCGAGGTCGTCGCCGCCATCGAGGCGGCCCTCCCCGCCTGACCCGGAGCCCGGCCGGGAGGCCCACCCACCGTCGGCGACGTCGCTGACCGGGGGCGGGCCTCCCGGCTGGGTACGCTCGACCCCATGCCGATCCCGGAGACGACCGTCGCGCACCCCACTCCCTTCGTGGAGATCCCCCGCGACGAGTGGTCGCAGCTCGCACCGAAGGAGCACCTCTCCCTCACCGAGACCGAGATCGTGCAGCTGCGCGGCCTCGGCGACCGCCTCGACATCACCGAGGTGCAGGACGTCTACCTGCCGCTCTCGCGCCTGTTGACGTTGTACGCGGCCGGTGCGCGGGACCTCCACGCCGAGACCAGCCGCTTCCTCGGCGAACGTGCCGGCCGGACCCCCTTCGTCATCGGCGTCGCCGGATCGGTGGCGGTCGGCAAGAGCACCGTGGCGCGCCTGCTCCGCGAACTCACCAAGCGCTGGCCGGACACGCCCCGCGTCGAACTCGTGACGACCGACGGCTTCCTGTACCCGAACGCCGAGCTCGAGCGGCGCGGGATCATGGACCGCAAGGGCTTCCCCGAGTCGTACGACCGCCGGTCCCTGCTGCGGTTCGTCAGCAACGTGAAGAGCGGCGCTGCCGAGGTCCGCGCGCCGTACTACTCACACCTGGTCTACGACATCGTGCCCGACGCCGAGATCGTCGTGCGACAGCCGGACATCCTCATCGTCGAGGGGCTCAACGTGCTCGCACCGCCGGTGCACGGGCGCCTGGCACTGTCCGACCTCTTCGACTTCACCATCTACGTCGACGCGAAGACGAAGGACATCGAGTCCTGGTACGTGGACCGGTTCCTGGCGCTGCAGGAGCAGGCGTTCTCGAGCCCCGACTCGTTCTTCCACCGCTTCGCCGACCTGTCCCGCGAGGACGCCGTCCGCACCGCCACCGAGGTCTGGCGGGCGATCAACGAGCCGAACCTGCTCGAGAACGTCCTGCCGACCCGCTCCCGCGCAACGCTGGTGCTCAAGAAGGCGGCGGACCACAAGGTGACGAGCGTCCTGCTCCGCAAGATTTGACCCGGAGCGGGTCGCGACGGGGACGGCCCGACCGGGGTCCCACCCCGCGACGACGACGCGCCCCGTCGGAACGGGGCGCGTCGTCTGCGACCGGGCGCTATCGGCGCCGAGGGCCGCGGGCGACTCCGCGAGCTGCGGGCGACACCGCGAGCCGCGAGCGCGCCGCTACGCGGCCTCGAGCGTCAGGCGCGCACGGACGACGTCCGCGAGTTCCTCGGCGACGCGCTGGGCGTCCTCCTGGCTGGCGGCCTCGACCATGACGCGGACGACCGGCTCGGTGCCCGACGGACGCAGGAGCACCCGGCCGGTGTCGCCGAGCGCGTCGGTGGCGGCGGCGATCGCGTCCTGCACACCCTGGTCCTGCAGCCCGTGCCGGTCGACGCCCTTCACGTTGAGGAGCACCTGCGGGAACACGGTCATGCACGCGGCGAGTTCGCCGAGCGTCTTGCCGGTGCGCGCCATCTCGGCGACGAGGTGGAGGCCCGTCAGGACCCCGTCACCCGTCGTCGCGTAGTCGTTGAAGATGATGTGGCCGGACTGCTCGCCACCGAGCGAGAAGCCGCCCTCGTTCATCTTCTCGAGCACGTAACGGTCACCGACGCCGGTCTCGAGCACCGTGATGCCCGCGTCCGCCATGGCCCGCTTGAGACCGAGGTTCGACATGACCGTGGCGACGAGGGTGTCGTCCACCAGGCGGCCGCGCTCCTTGAGCGACAGCGCCAGGATCGCCATGATCTGGTCGCCGTCCACCGCGTTGCCGTCGGCGTCCACGGCGAGGCACCGGTCCGCGTCGCCGTCGTGCGCGATGCCGACGTCGGCGCCGGCCTCGAGCACCGCGCGGGCCAGGTTGTCGATGTGGGTCGAGCCGACGCCGTCGTTGATGTTGATGCCGTTCGGGTCGGCACCGATGAGCGTCACCTTCGCACCCGCGTTGACGAAGACCTCGGGCGAGACGCCGGAGGCTGCCCCGTTGGCGCAGTCGAGCACGACGTGGAGCCCGTCGAGCCGGTGCGGCAGCGTGCCGAGCAGGTGCACGACGTAGCGGTCCTCGGCGTCGGCGAACCGCGTGATGCGTCCGACCTCGGCACCCGTGGGGGTCGGCGCGGACTGGTCGTGCATGGCCGCTTCGATGCGGTCCTCGACCTCGTCCGGCAGCTTGCGACCACCTGCGGCGAAGAACTTGATCCCGTTGTCCGGCGCGGGGTTGTGCGACGCGGAGATCATCACGCCGAAGTCGGCGTCGATGTCGGCGACGAGGTACGCCGCTGCGGGAGTGGGGATGACCCCGGCGTCGAGGACGTCGACGCCGGCGGAGGCGAGTCCGGCTGCCACGGCGGCGCCCAGGAACTCGCCGGAGACGCGCGGGTCGCGCGCCAGCACGGCCCGCGGGCGCGTGCGACCGGACGCTCGACGAGCGTCCGCATGGTGTCCGTGCGTGAGCACGGCCGCGCTCGCCTGGGCAAGGCCCAGTGCGAGCGCGGCCGTCAACTCGCCGTTGGCGAGGCCACGAACGCCGTCGGTACCGAACAGACGCGGCATGCGATCTCCCGCCGTCAGGCGATCAGCGCTTCGAGAACTGCGACGCCTTGCGGGCCTTCTTGAGACCGGCCTTCTTGCGCTCGATGACGCGGGCGTCACGGGTGAGGAAGCCGGCCTTCTTGAGGGTCGCGCGGTTGTTCTCGCGGTCGATCTCGTTCAAGGTGCGGGCGATGGCGAGGCGGAGCGCGCCGGCCTGACCCGAGGGGCCGCCACCCGTGATGCGGGCGGTGACGTCGTACGAGCCGAGGAGCTCGAGCACCTTGAACGGGTCGTTGATGAGCTGCTGGTGCAGCTTGTTCGGGAAGTAGTCCTCGAGCGTGCGGCCGTTCACCGAGAAGGTGCCGGAGCCGGGCACCAGGCGGACGCGCGCGATGGCCTCCTTGCGGCGACCGACGGCACCGCCCGAGACGTTGAGGATCTGACGGGGAGCGGCCTCGGACGCGACGGGCGCGCTCTCGGTGGTGAAGCTCTCCGGGGTCTGGTCGATGGAGTCAGCGATCTGAGCCATGAGTGTTTTCTCGTTCCTGGAAGTCGTCGTGGCCGCTGTTACTGCGAGACCTGGTCGAAGGTGTACGGCTTGGGCTGCTGCGCCGCGTGGGGGTGCTCAGCGCCTGCGTAGACCTTGAGCTTCTTGAGCTGCTCGCGACCGAGGGTGTTCTTCGGCAGCATGCCGCGGATCGCCTTCTCGACGGCGCGGGTCGGGTGCTTCTCGAGCATCTCCGGGTAGCTGGTGGCGGTGAGGCCGCCCGGGTAACCGGAGTGGCGGTAGTACACCTTCTTGGCGAGCTTCGACCCGGTCAGGGCGACCTTGTCGGCGTTCACGATGATGACGTAGTCACCCATGTCCATGTGCTGGGCGAAGGTGGCCTTGTGCTTGCCGCGGAGAAGGGCGGCGACGTGCGAAGCGAGGCGGCCGAGCACGACGTCGGTCGCGTCGATGACGATCCAGTCGTGCTGGACGTCTGCCGGCTTCGGGGAGAACGTACGAGTCACAGGAGTGCTGCTTTCGTGTCGAGGTGAGGAGTCCGTGAATCCCGCTCCGGTGGGCGTTCCCGCGGGCAGATGCCCGGTGAACGACCCGGTGGAGGGCCCATCTGACTGCCTGGCGCAACAGAGCGCGCAGGCCAAGGTGAGAGCCTAGCGGACGCGGATCACGTCGGTCAACCGCGGGCAGACCCGGATGCGCCACGGACGGGAGGCGCGCTGCGGGTCGGACCCGCAACGCGCCTCCCGGCGGTGGTCGTGTTCAGGGCAGCCTCACTCGGCGCTGCCACCCGTCGTCCGGCGGCGACGGAGGGCGAGGAGCCCACCGCCGGCGGCCAGGAGGGCGAGTGTCGCCGCCAGCCCCGCGCCCAGCTCCGCACCGGTGAAGGCGAGGTCGCCGTCGGTGCTCGGCGCGCCGCCCGCACCCGGGGTCACGCCGACGCCACCGGCGACCGGGGCGGGGGTCGGTGTCGCGTCGTCCGCCTCGGGTGCCGGCGTGGGCTCCGGCGTCGGGTCGCCCGGTACCTCGGCCGCGCTCAGGTCGAACCCGACCAGGATCGGGTCGTGGTCGCTGGCGCGGTAGACGTCGTCCTCGTACAGGTCGGAGACGTTCACGTTGTACCGGCTGTACTCCAGGCCCACCGACTCGGTCGAGTTGATGTTCCAGATGTCCACGCCGGTGACCGACTCGAGCGCGGCCGGCGATGCCAGCACGTGGTCGAGGGACCCACTCAGACCGCTGAACACGTAGGAGTACTCGTCCTCGTCCTGCGCCGGAGCGAGGTCGGTGTACCCGGCGTCACGGAGCACCACCATCGGGTCCTCCTCGCTGTACGCGTTGAAGTCACCGATGAGGAAGGTCTTGTCGGTGCCGTACTGCTCCTGCATGGCGGTGGAGAAGGTCGCGAGGGCCCGCGCCTGTCGTACGCGGTCGGCGTTGGAAGCGCCCTGGCCGTCACCCTGGTCGGCGTTCTCGCCGGTGCCCGAGCCCTTCGACTTGAAGTGGTTCGCGATGACGAGGAAGTCGTCCTCCGCGGTGCCGCCGACCGGTCGGAAGGCGTCGGCGACGGGCTGGCGTGCGTTCGTGAACGCCGGGTCGATGAGGATCGTCGACTCGCCCGTGGGTGCGACCCGGTCCTTCTTGTAGATCAGGGCCAGGCGGATGACGTCCTCGCTGGTCGGTATCACGGACGGCGACTCCGCGTACGCCCAGGTGTCGGTCCCCGTCGCGGCGTTCAGCGCGGCCACGAGCGTGGCGACCGCGGCGTCCCGGTCCTGCCCGAAGGCCGCCGAGTTCTCGATCTCCTCGAGCGAGACCACGTCGGCGCCGAGGGCGTTGATCGCCTTCACGATCTTCACCTGCTGGCGGTCGAGGTCCTCCTGCTCGGCGGCACCGCGGGCGTCACAGCCGGAGTTCACCGTGATCGGGTCCCCCACGCGGTCCCGGTAGTACGTGCACCCGGTCAGCTCGTCACCGGTCGTCGGGAAGTAGTTCAGCACGTTGAACCCGGCGAGCGTGAGGTCGCCGCCGACCGCGGCGGGCGCCGGGGTACGGACGTCCGAGAACGACGCGGGCAGGTCGGCCGCCGGGGTGGCGCCGGTGATCGGCGTCGTCGGCTGGAACTTCCAGGCGTTGTTCCGGTAGTCGAGGACCACGGGGTCGGTGAACGTCGTGGTGGCCCCGACCGTGATCGGACCCGCGTTCGTCAACCACGGGACCGGGATCCCGCGGGCGGCCTGGTCCTGGTCGTCGCGGGGCAGGAAGTTCGTGCTCGCGCCGTCGTCCAGCGTGACCTTGCGGGCCGCGTTGTCGGCGGCGACCGCAGCGGCCTCAGCGCTGCCCGGACGCGCGACCTCGGTCGGCTGCAGGAGCCGGCCGGCGCCCGTGGCCAGCGCGATCTCGCCGTACTGGTTCGTCGTGTAGTTGTCCGCGACCGTGTAGTCGCCCTGCGGCAGGACGAGCATGCTCTCGAGCGCTTCGCGCTCGGCGTCCGAGCGGGGGAACGCGACGGCTGCCGGCTGCGGCGCGACGGCGGGCGTGGTGAGCACCCGGAGTCCGGCGGCGCTCGGGACGGTGAGCTCGGTCAGCCCGTTGAACTCCGAGACCGCGCCGGTGACCTCGACGTGGTCACCGATCGCGACCCGGCCGACGGTGGCAGCGGAGTAGACGAAGAGCCCGTCGGACGCGGTCCGCGTGGCCGCGGCGCCCACGCCGGGCGTGCCCGGCGTCTGGATCGTGTAGCCGTTGAGGCCACCGGTCGCGTACACCGCAGTCACGACGCCGCTCGTGGTGACCGTCCTGCCGACGAGCGGCGAGGTGTCGGTCGTGCCCTGGACCTCGGGGATGGTCGCGGCGACCGCAGGGGTGGCGGGCGGTGTGGTGCCGCCGTCGCCCGGCGTCGGTGCGGACCCGCCGGTCGCGGTCTCGCCCTTCGCGTTCCGGGGGGTGATCGTGGTGGACAGCGTGAAGTCCGCGCGGTTGACGTCCGAGTCGGCGCCGCTCGTCGCGCGCGCCAGGGCGTCCGGTGTGGAGTTCGCTCCCGCCGGGTTCGTCGCCGCGGCCGTCTCGAACGTGTTCGACGTCCCGTAGCCGAGCAGGTCCACCGCACCGGGGGTCCCGGCGGACACGGTGCCGGCGGGCAGCGTGAGGGCGGTGGCCCGGTCGGACAGCACGAGGGTGCCGGCGCTGCCGGACGCGTTGAGGGTCGACACCACGTCCGGCGTGGGCAGAGCCGCACCGGCCGTGCCGTTCGAACCACCCTGGACGAGGAAGGTCCCCTTCGCCGGGACCGTGCCCGTCAGGGGCACCACCGTGCTCGCGGCACCGGTGCTGGTCGCCGAGCGGTACTGCAGCGACCACCCGTCGACCGACACGGCGGTGTCGGTCGGGTTGGCGATCTCGACGAACCGGTTCGTGAACGGCTGGTTCGTGCTGCCGCCCTTGAGGTACGCCTCGGAGATGACGAGTCCGGTGCCCGCGGGGTTCGCGGTCGCGGCGGTGACGGTGACGAGCGGTGCGGCGACCAGGGTCGCGGCAGCCGTGGCGCACAGCAGGGTGCGTCCGACGGTTCGTTGCATGAGGACCTTCGGTTCGTGGTCGGGAGGGATCCCGACGACCGTACGGTCCTGCACGGGCGCACAGGTTACGAGCGGGTGAACCTTCCCCCCGGACGAGGGTCGACCGCCCGTTCCGGGATCCGGTCACGCTCCGGCGAGGACGCGGATGATGACGACGCCGACAGCGATGAGGTACCAGCCGACGAGGTTCCCGCGCGACCGAGCGAGGACGATCGAAACGCCCCCCGCTCCTGCGGCCGTCACCGAGGCGACACCCCGTACCGGCAGGCTCTGGTCCTCCACCCCTGCCACCAACAGCGCCAGCGTCGTGATGACGGCGAGGACCATGACGGCTGATCGCCTGAGCGACCACGAACCTCCCGGACGCTTCATCATGCTGATGCTCGCTTGGTGCGAACCCACCCGACGAGAAGTGGCAGAGCGATCCACAGCAGCGTCGAGGTGACGGTGGGAAGGAACGCTGTCGTTCCGGTGGACGCGCTCTGGACAGTGCTGAAGCGGATGAAGACGCTCCAGTCCCCGAGGAAGCCGAGCAGGGCGTCCACCACGAGCAGGACGAGGACGACCGTCACCACGCTGAGTGTCAACGAACGGCAGGCCGACCCGATCCCGAAGCCAGCCGCTGCAGACGACAACGACAGGCCCGCGACCTGACCAACCGCTCCGAGCGGGACACCGGATCGGAGGTTTCCACCCAGGAGGACGGCCACGCCGGCGCTCGCAGCGGCGACGACTGCGGTGAAGAGCACGAGCGCGGCGATCACCACGATGCACGCCGCACCACGCGCGAAGAACGCCGCGTCACGGGAATGCCCACCGAGGAGCACATCACCTTCACCGCCCCGTCCGGCATCGCCCACACCGACAACCGCTCCGACGATCGACGAGGCGAGCGCTGCTGCGAGGCCAGTGGTGACGACGACCTCACTCGCCGCGAATGAGTCAGCCCGGGTCACCACGGAGACGCTGAGCGCACCACACAGCATCACGATGAGAGCGAGGAACCCGTATCCGGTCGTGGAACCGCGTGTGTCGAACCGCTTACGGAGTTCCAACCCGATCAGTCTGCAACACCGACTCGTCATGATGCCTCCGCTTCGTGTTCTGCTGACGACGTCGCCTCGTACAGCGCCTCGAGCGTGCCGTGACGCGGGGACACCGCCATGACTCGGACGCCGACCTCCACGGCGAACCGGACGGCCGCATCGGGCGCGGCCTCGACGAGGAGGCCCGACGCTCCCGGCGTCACAGGCACGCCCTCGTCCTGCAGCGCCGCCATCAGCGCACTCGGTCGATCCACCGCGATCACGCATCGCTCGGCGCTCCGGAAGTCGTGGTCGTGGATGCGGGCGACCCGCCCTCGACTCATGACGATCGCGGTGTCGATCATCGGTTCGAGC encodes the following:
- a CDS encoding ExeM/NucH family extracellular endonuclease — its product is MQDRTVVGIPPDHEPKVLMQRTVGRTLLCATAAATLVAAPLVTVTAATANPAGTGLVISEAYLKGGSTNQPFTNRFVEIANPTDTAVSVDGWSLQYRSATSTGAASTVVPLTGTVPAKGTFLVQGGSNGTAGAALPTPDVVSTLNASGSAGTLVLSDRATALTLPAGTVSAGTPGAVDLLGYGTSNTFETAAATNPAGANSTPDALARATSGADSDVNRADFTLSTTITPRNAKGETATGGSAPTPGDGGTTPPATPAVAATIPEVQGTTDTSPLVGRTVTTSGVVTAVYATGGLNGYTIQTPGTPGVGAAATRTASDGLFVYSAATVGRVAIGDHVEVTGAVSEFNGLTELTVPSAAGLRVLTTPAVAPQPAAVAFPRSDAEREALESMLVLPQGDYTVADNYTTNQYGEIALATGAGRLLQPTEVARPGSAEAAAVAADNAARKVTLDDGASTNFLPRDDQDQAARGIPVPWLTNAGPITVGATTTFTDPVVLDYRNNAWKFQPTTPITGATPAADLPASFSDVRTPAPAAVGGDLTLAGFNVLNYFPTTGDELTGCTYYRDRVGDPITVNSGCDARGAAEQEDLDRQQVKIVKAINALGADVVSLEEIENSAAFGQDRDAAVATLVAALNAATGTDTWAYAESPSVIPTSEDVIRLALIYKKDRVAPTGESTILIDPAFTNARQPVADAFRPVGGTAEDDFLVIANHFKSKGSGTGENADQGDGQGASNADRVRQARALATFSTAMQEQYGTDKTFLIGDFNAYSEEDPMVVLRDAGYTDLAPAQDEDEYSYVFSGLSGSLDHVLASPAALESVTGVDIWNINSTESVGLEYSRYNVNVSDLYEDDVYRASDHDPILVGFDLSAAEVPGDPTPEPTPAPEADDATPTPAPVAGGVGVTPGAGGAPSTDGDLAFTGAELGAGLAATLALLAAGGGLLALRRRRTTGGSAE